Proteins co-encoded in one Gehongia tenuis genomic window:
- a CDS encoding flavodoxin family protein produces the protein MAILVLWASPNKDGLTAAAKDRIVAGIAGAGGEAKVLHLNGMRVDRCLACGNGWGRCKAEGRCVLPDDFGQIYDELRAADGIVWVTPVYWHDLAESLKSLLDRLRRCETAHNHGLRGKECLLVACAGGSGRGAVSCLSRLEETLGHMDMTAVDRLPVIQFNRGYMLPALESAGKAFASRIRERTQNV, from the coding sequence ATGGCCATACTGGTGCTGTGGGCGAGCCCCAACAAGGATGGGCTGACGGCGGCCGCCAAGGATCGGATTGTTGCCGGCATTGCCGGGGCCGGAGGCGAGGCGAAGGTGCTGCATCTCAACGGGATGCGGGTAGACCGCTGCCTGGCCTGCGGCAACGGATGGGGCAGGTGCAAAGCGGAGGGCCGCTGTGTGCTTCCCGATGATTTTGGACAGATCTACGATGAGCTGAGGGCCGCGGATGGCATTGTATGGGTGACGCCGGTGTATTGGCACGATCTGGCGGAGAGTCTGAAGAGCCTTCTGGACCGGCTGCGGCGGTGCGAGACGGCTCACAATCACGGACTACGGGGAAAGGAATGTCTTCTTGTGGCCTGCGCCGGAGGCTCGGGCCGGGGCGCCGTATCCTGCTTAAGCCGGCTGGAGGAAACGTTGGGACACATGGACATGACGGCCGTGGACCGGCTGCCCGTTATCCAGTTCAACCGCGGATACATGCTCCCGGCATTGGAGAGCGCGGGCAAGGCCTTCGCATCCCGTATTCGGGAACGGACCCAGAACGTATAA
- the proS gene encoding proline--tRNA ligase: MAKKEQFVSHITPRSEDFSRWYTDVILQTQMVDYGPVKGTMVIRPYGYGVWELIQKELDARFKSVGVENAYFPMLIPESFLQREAEHVEGFAPEVALVTYAGGENLAERLVVRPTSETMICEMFSRWVQSWRDLPMKVNQWCNVVRWEKSTRPFLRTSEFLWQEGHTIHETAEGAEEDALKMLEIYRELAEDVCAMPVFVGQKSESEKFAGAQSTYSMEAMMQDGKALQAGTTHNLGQHFAKVFNIQYLSKDGQLEYVHQTSWGVSTRLIGGIVMTHGDERGLALPPKVAPIQVVILPIAMHKEGVLEEARKLEDRLRKAGIRVKLDDREQSAGWKFNEWEMKGVPLRLEIGPRDLENGQATAVRRDTLEKFTLPLEGLEKAVLETLDKVQQGLYDRARTRRDERIFTVTNLEEMVEAVDVKQGFAKGMWCGDAACEAELKAKTGITTRNMPFEQEHLGDVCCHCGKPATRLMYFGKQY; this comes from the coding sequence ATGGCCAAGAAGGAGCAGTTTGTCAGTCACATCACGCCCCGCAGCGAGGATTTCTCCCGCTGGTACACGGACGTGATTTTGCAGACCCAGATGGTGGACTACGGCCCGGTGAAGGGCACCATGGTGATACGCCCCTATGGCTATGGGGTATGGGAGCTCATCCAAAAGGAGCTGGACGCCCGCTTCAAGAGCGTGGGCGTGGAAAACGCCTATTTTCCCATGCTCATCCCGGAGAGCTTTCTGCAGCGGGAAGCGGAGCATGTGGAGGGCTTTGCGCCGGAGGTTGCGCTGGTGACCTATGCCGGCGGGGAGAACCTTGCGGAGCGCCTGGTGGTGCGCCCCACCTCCGAGACCATGATTTGTGAGATGTTCTCCCGGTGGGTGCAGTCCTGGCGGGATCTGCCCATGAAGGTGAACCAGTGGTGCAACGTGGTGCGCTGGGAGAAAAGCACCCGGCCCTTCCTCCGGACCAGCGAGTTCCTCTGGCAGGAGGGCCACACCATCCATGAAACGGCGGAGGGCGCCGAGGAGGATGCCCTCAAAATGCTGGAAATCTACCGCGAGCTGGCGGAGGATGTGTGCGCCATGCCGGTGTTCGTGGGACAAAAGAGCGAGAGCGAAAAGTTTGCCGGCGCCCAGTCCACCTATTCCATGGAGGCCATGATGCAGGACGGCAAGGCCCTGCAGGCGGGGACCACCCACAATCTGGGCCAGCATTTCGCCAAGGTGTTCAATATCCAGTACCTGAGCAAGGACGGCCAGCTGGAGTATGTCCATCAGACCAGCTGGGGCGTTTCCACCCGGCTCATCGGCGGTATCGTGATGACCCACGGCGACGAGCGGGGGCTCGCCCTGCCGCCCAAGGTGGCGCCCATTCAGGTGGTGATTCTGCCCATCGCCATGCACAAGGAAGGCGTGCTGGAGGAGGCGCGGAAGCTGGAGGACCGGCTGCGGAAGGCCGGTATCCGGGTGAAGCTGGATGACCGGGAGCAGAGCGCCGGCTGGAAGTTCAACGAGTGGGAGATGAAGGGCGTGCCCCTGCGCCTCGAGATCGGTCCCCGGGATCTGGAGAACGGCCAGGCCACCGCGGTGCGGAGGGATACGCTGGAGAAGTTCACGCTGCCGCTGGAGGGACTGGAAAAGGCTGTGCTGGAGACCTTGGATAAGGTGCAGCAGGGCCTGTACGACCGGGCGAGGACGCGCCGGGATGAACGGATTTTCACGGTCACAAACCTGGAGGAAATGGTGGAGGCCGTGGATGTGAAGCAGGGCTTTGCCAAGGGCATGTGGTGCGGAGACGCCGCCTGCGAGGCGGAGCTCAAGGCCAAAACGGGCATCACCACCCGAAACATGCCCTTCGAGCAGGAGCATCTGGGGGATGTATGCTGCCACTGCGGCAAGCCCGCCACCCGCCTGATGTACTTTGGGAAACAGTATTGA
- a CDS encoding tetratricopeptide repeat-containing glycosyltransferase, which yields MKYKVYGYAICKNEEAFVDAWMDSMSEADGVYVLDTGSTDGTVEKLRARGAHVTVELIRPWRFDVARNRSLALVPEDGDILVCTDLDEAFEKGWRSALEEQWAGDTDQARYRYTWNFQEDGSEGVVFWIEKIHRRCGFKWRHPVHEVLTYTGEGEPKKAELLGVQLNHHADPTKPRAQYLPLLELSVKECPEDDRNMHYLGREYMYRRMWDPCIETLKRHLTLKSATWPDERAASMRYIARAYENKGEDAEAERWMYRAIGEAPYLREPYMDLACFYYRKKNWFGVIHMTESALKIRERSMSYINEPMSWGSAPYDLAAIAYYWAGLPEKALEAEDRALAMAPEDERLKANRDWILKKL from the coding sequence ATGAAGTATAAGGTGTACGGGTATGCGATCTGTAAAAATGAGGAGGCCTTTGTGGATGCCTGGATGGATTCCATGTCCGAGGCTGACGGCGTGTACGTGCTGGATACCGGATCCACCGATGGGACCGTGGAAAAGCTGCGTGCGCGGGGCGCCCACGTGACGGTGGAGCTTATTCGGCCCTGGCGCTTTGACGTGGCGCGGAATCGGTCCCTGGCGCTGGTGCCGGAGGATGGGGATATCCTCGTGTGCACGGATCTGGACGAGGCCTTTGAGAAGGGCTGGCGGTCGGCTCTGGAGGAACAGTGGGCCGGGGATACCGATCAGGCCCGCTACCGCTACACCTGGAACTTTCAGGAGGACGGCTCGGAGGGTGTGGTGTTTTGGATCGAGAAGATCCACCGGCGCTGCGGCTTCAAATGGAGGCATCCCGTCCATGAGGTGCTGACCTACACCGGCGAGGGGGAGCCGAAAAAGGCCGAGCTTCTGGGCGTGCAGCTCAATCACCACGCCGATCCCACCAAGCCCCGGGCCCAGTACCTGCCCCTTTTGGAGCTGTCCGTAAAGGAGTGCCCGGAGGACGACCGGAACATGCACTACCTGGGCCGGGAATACATGTACCGCCGCATGTGGGATCCCTGCATCGAAACGCTGAAGCGGCACCTGACGCTGAAAAGCGCCACCTGGCCCGACGAACGGGCGGCGTCCATGCGCTACATCGCCCGGGCCTATGAGAACAAGGGGGAGGACGCTGAGGCGGAGCGCTGGATGTACCGGGCCATTGGGGAGGCGCCCTATCTTCGGGAGCCTTATATGGACCTGGCCTGCTTTTATTATCGGAAGAAGAACTGGTTCGGGGTGATCCACATGACGGAGAGCGCTCTAAAAATCCGGGAGCGGTCCATGTCCTACATCAACGAGCCCATGAGCTGGGGCAGCGCGCCCTACGATCTTGCGGCCATCGCCTACTATTGGGCGGGCCTTCCCGAAAAGGCACTGGAGGCGGAGGACCGGGCCCTTGCCATGGCCCCGGAGGATGAACGGCTCAAGGCCAACCGGGACTGGATTTTGAAAAAGCTTTGA
- a CDS encoding branched-chain amino acid aminotransferase, translating into MAIQKTLTTAPKPKPTDESKLGFGKIYSDHMFKWNYSEGAWHDPRIEPFGPMLVSPAMSVLHYGQEIFEGMKAYRRKDGGVNLFRPFNNFERLNRSAERMCIPNFPVETAVEGIAELVKADKDWVPGTKGASLYLRPNIIATDEKLGVTTSQTYLFYIIGSPSGPYYANGLAPTSIYVEDEYVRAVRGGTGAAKTAGNYAGSILAGEKAHKAGYDQVLWLDGVEMRYIEEVGSSNIFFMIDDVLVTPKLNGSILSGITRDSTIQLAKDMGIKVEEKHILLEELIEAQEKGRLQESFATGTAAVISPVGKLGYRDKEYLINGGKMGEVASRMYDTLTGIQYGEIEDPHGWVYQVV; encoded by the coding sequence ATGGCCATTCAAAAGACGCTCACCACTGCGCCCAAGCCCAAGCCCACCGATGAATCCAAGCTGGGATTTGGCAAGATCTACTCGGACCACATGTTCAAATGGAACTACAGCGAGGGAGCCTGGCACGATCCGCGCATTGAGCCCTTTGGCCCCATGCTGGTCAGCCCGGCCATGTCCGTGCTCCATTATGGTCAGGAGATTTTCGAGGGCATGAAAGCGTACCGCCGCAAGGATGGCGGCGTCAACCTGTTCCGCCCCTTCAACAACTTTGAGCGGCTCAACCGTTCGGCCGAGCGCATGTGCATCCCCAACTTCCCGGTGGAAACGGCGGTGGAAGGCATCGCCGAGCTGGTGAAGGCGGACAAAGACTGGGTCCCCGGCACGAAGGGCGCCAGCCTGTACCTTCGCCCCAATATCATCGCCACCGATGAGAAGCTGGGCGTAACCACCAGCCAGACCTACCTGTTCTACATCATCGGTTCTCCCTCCGGCCCCTACTACGCCAACGGCCTGGCGCCCACCTCCATCTACGTGGAGGACGAATACGTGCGGGCTGTGCGCGGCGGCACCGGAGCGGCCAAGACCGCCGGCAACTATGCGGGCAGCATCCTGGCCGGCGAGAAGGCCCACAAGGCGGGCTACGACCAGGTGCTGTGGCTGGACGGCGTGGAGATGCGCTATATTGAGGAGGTCGGCTCCTCCAACATCTTCTTCATGATCGATGACGTTCTGGTCACCCCGAAGCTCAACGGCAGCATCCTCAGCGGTATCACCCGGGATTCCACCATTCAGCTGGCCAAGGATATGGGCATCAAGGTGGAGGAGAAGCACATCCTTCTTGAGGAGCTCATCGAGGCCCAGGAAAAGGGCCGGCTCCAGGAGAGCTTTGCCACCGGTACGGCGGCGGTCATCTCTCCCGTGGGCAAGCTGGGCTACAGGGACAAGGAATACCTGATCAACGGCGGCAAAATGGGCGAGGTGGCCAGCCGCATGTATGACACCTTGACGGGCATTCAGTACGGTGAGATCGAGGACCCCCACGGCTGGGTCTATCAGGTCGTCTGA
- a CDS encoding TIGR04076 family protein, with product MQHKVKITVLRRELFKDLQETYLANPQSGKCPFFEEGQEFMVTRENYNRMLEGRFCAEAWDCVSRYIYAALQGGSIMEGWTADEKVMIACCNDGTRPVIFKLERIDEEV from the coding sequence ATTCAGCACAAGGTCAAAATTACGGTGCTGCGCAGGGAACTCTTCAAGGATTTACAGGAAACCTACCTGGCCAATCCCCAATCGGGAAAGTGCCCCTTCTTTGAGGAGGGTCAGGAATTCATGGTGACCCGGGAGAACTACAACCGTATGCTGGAAGGCAGATTCTGTGCCGAGGCCTGGGACTGCGTCAGCCGCTACATCTATGCGGCCTTGCAGGGCGGCTCCATCATGGAGGGCTGGACGGCGGATGAAAAGGTGATGATTGCATGCTGCAACGACGGCACCCGGCCGGTGATCTTCAAGCTGGAACGAATCGACGAGGAGGTATAG
- a CDS encoding carbon-nitrogen hydrolase family protein, translating to MRIAVHPFASGSDMEKNLNAIRRAVQRAAAQKVRLLVFHECALCGYPPRETSVEALDRSVIAGALSQVAGLAGEYGLYIAVGSVRYEGDKRFNTLLLFDDCGDEAGCYDKTALWGWDVENFARGQNTGVFEIDGIPVGFRICFDVRFPESFRQLYQQGVKLCFVSFSDSADAPNPARYDMLKSHLVTRAAENIMTVVSTNTASGCPTAPTMVVTEDGSIAKEAPAGRSGLMIYDYTVPEPSWGTEGRRVNSDYFLDIK from the coding sequence ATGAGAATTGCGGTCCATCCCTTTGCCAGCGGCAGCGATATGGAAAAAAATCTTAATGCCATTCGCCGGGCGGTTCAAAGGGCGGCGGCCCAAAAGGTAAGGCTGCTGGTCTTTCATGAGTGCGCCCTTTGCGGCTATCCGCCCCGGGAGACCAGCGTGGAGGCGCTTGACAGATCCGTCATCGCCGGCGCGCTGTCTCAGGTGGCGGGATTGGCCGGAGAATACGGACTTTATATTGCGGTGGGCAGCGTACGGTATGAAGGGGATAAAAGGTTCAACACTCTGCTTCTTTTTGATGACTGCGGCGATGAGGCGGGCTGTTATGATAAAACTGCTCTATGGGGCTGGGATGTGGAGAATTTTGCCCGCGGGCAAAATACTGGCGTATTCGAGATCGACGGAATCCCCGTGGGCTTTCGGATCTGTTTTGACGTCCGTTTCCCGGAGAGCTTTAGACAGCTTTATCAGCAAGGGGTGAAGCTGTGCTTTGTCAGTTTCTCCGACAGCGCGGACGCCCCGAATCCCGCAAGGTACGACATGCTGAAGTCCCATCTGGTCACCAGAGCGGCTGAGAATATCATGACGGTGGTGTCCACCAACACCGCCTCGGGATGTCCCACGGCGCCCACGATGGTGGTCACGGAGGACGGGAGCATTGCGAAGGAAGCGCCGGCGGGCCGCAGCGGTCTGATGATCTACGACTATACGGTTCCCGAACCCTCCTGGGGAACGGAGGGACGGCGGGTTAACAGCGATTATTTTTTAGATATCAAATGA